From the genome of Numida meleagris isolate 19003 breed g44 Domestic line chromosome 32, NumMel1.0, whole genome shotgun sequence, one region includes:
- the HDAC7 gene encoding histone deacetylase 7 isoform X1, protein MRSGGFPGAELAGCSQPPGTALTLSAALVMFSPSSAVTPCTSPRVPQAVPMDLRIGQRVVKPGSDTALLALKHTQQLQHQLFLASLHQQQVEQLAHQHVRVTMEAPHREAEPGQQEQELRQILNKDKSKRSAVASTVVKQKLAEVILKKQQAAALERTSNPNPPAMPYRSLEPLDPEGPSPPVLSTFLSPVPSTSLDPPEHFPLRKTASEPNLKVRCKPRKCLDRRKNPLMRKESAPPSLKRRPPETIDSSPSSSSTPVSGCSSPNDSLPAEHGALPSASSMAHEAPLAQRLMMQESSLAQFALQSAASLPAITLGLPATTSARGDADRRPLSGLAHRVPVLNGPVLTGTHSPMFIPAGLEQHEAGNPLSPRLQPVIILEPSVTHAPLVAVPGLGTVPFSFAPSLISAERLSLPGHHKPLGRTRSEPLPQNPKAIQQQLVYQQHHAQFLERLKQQTHLGKRMAKTSEKPRLRQIPSSEDMEAEGTEAGAESSEQARARVEPARPGSSGKEPERPQKMLQPQEELVLQQAYLWDPYQRVQHQLLKRQPLADSPMVPTILSGHRPLSRAQSSPATATVSLPAQDTTSKALSLPVQEQTTKPHFTTGLVYDSVMLKHQCSCGDNSNHPEHAGRIQSIWSRLQERGLRSQCECLRGRKATLEELQCVHTERHVFLYGTNPLNRLKLDNGKLAGILSQRMFVMLPCGGVGVDSDTIWNELHSSNAARWAAGSVTELAFKVASRELKNGFAVVRPPGHHADPSTAMGFCFFNSVAIAARQLQQKGKLSKILIVDWDVHHGNGTQQIFYRDPDVLYISLHRHDDGNFFPGSGAADEVGAGPGEGFNVNVAWTGGLDPPMGDPEYLAAFRTVVMPIAHEFSPDVVLVSAGFDAADGHPPPLGGYKVSAKCFGYMTKQLMSLAGGAIVLALEGGHDLTAICDASEACVSALLGNELDPLPEESMRQKPNANAVRSLEAVIQVQSKYWVAVQRFASKLGCSFLEAQHHEAEEVETVTALASLSVAVMVEKRPQDEPMEEEEPMNQ, encoded by the exons CTGCTGTGACCCCGTGCACCTCGCCGCGGGTGCCCCAGGCCGTCCCCATGGACCTACGCATCGGGCAGCGCGTTGTCAAGCCCGGCTCCGACACGGCCTTGCTGGCCCTGAAGCACacgcagcagctgcagcaccagctcttCCTCGCCAGCCTGCACCAGCAGCAAGTGGAGCAGCTCGCCCACCAGCACGTCAGG GTGACCATGGAGGCCCCGCACCGTGAGGCAGAgcctgggcagcaggagcaggagctgcgGCAGATCCTCAATAAGGACAAGAGCAAACGAA GTGCTGTGGCCAGCACAGTGGTGAAGCAGAAACTGGCTGAGGTCATCCTGaagaagcagcaggcagcagctttgGAAAGAACCAGCAAccccaaccctcctgctatgCCATACAG GTCTCTGGAGCCTCTGGATCCTGAGGGCCCTTCCCCTCCTGTACTCAGCACCTTCCTGTCCCCGGTCCCTAGCACCTCTCTTGACCCCCCCGAGCATTTTCCACTGCGGAAGACAG CATCCGAGCCCAACCTGAAGGTGCGTTGCAAGCCCAGGAAGTGCCTGGACCGCCGCAAGAACCCCCTGATGCGGAAGGAGAGCGCTCCCCCCTCTCTGAAGAGGAGACCACCTGAGACCATTG ATTcctccccaagcagcagcagcacccccGTGTCcggctgcagctctcccaaCGACAGCCTCCCTGCCGAGCACGGAgccctcccctctgcctccagcaTGGCCCACGAG GCACCCCTGGCCCAGCGCCTGATGATGCAGGAGAGCTCCCTGGCCCAGTTTGCCCTGCAGAGCGCAGCCTCCCTTCCGGCCATCACGCTGGGATTGCCGGCCACCACTAGCGCCAGG GGAGATGCGGATCGTCGCCCTCTCTCTGGCTTGGCGCACCGGGTGCCTGTGCTGAACGggcctgtcctcacagggacACACTCACCCATGTTCATCCCAGCTGGCTTGGAACAGCACGAGGCTGGGAACCCCTTGTCCCCTCGGCTCCAGCCCGTCATCATCCTCGAGCCCTCAGTCACCCACGCTCCACTTGTGGCAG TGCCAGGTCTGGGGACAGTCCCCTTCTCCTTCGCCCCGTCGCTTATCTCTGCAGAGCGCCTGTCGCTCCCAGGCCACCACAAACCACTGGGCAGGACCCGCTCGGAGCCCCTGCCCCAGAACCCCAAGgccatccagcagcagctggtgtaCCAGCAGCATCACGCCCAGTTCCTAGAGAGGCTCAAGCAGCAGACGCACCTGGGCAAG CGCATGGCCAAAACCAGCGAGAAGCCCCGGCTGCGACAGATCCCTTCCTCAGAGGACATGGAGGCAGAGGGGACAGAGGCTGGGGCTGAGAGCAGCGAGCAGGCGAGGGCACGCGTGGAGCCCGCACGGCCAGGGAGCAGCGGGAAGGAGCCTGAGAGGCCTCAGAAGATGCTGCAGCCTCAGGAGGAGCTCGTCCTCCAGCAG GCCTATCTCTGGGACCCCTACCAGCGtgtgcagcaccagctcctcaAGCGGCAGCCCCTGGCTGACTCCCCCATGGTCCCGACCATCCTCTCTGGGCACAGACCTCTCTCCAGGGCACAGTCATCTCCTGCCACCGCGACTGTCTCCCTCCCTGCCCAGGACACGACCTCCAAGGCGCTCTCCCTGCCGGTGCAGGAGCAGACCACCAAGCCCCACTTCACAACAG GGCTGGTTTATGACTCGGTGATGCTCAAGCACCAATGCTCCTGTGGCGACAACAGCAACCACCCAGAGCACGCGGGTAGGATTCAGAGCATCTGGTCCCGGCTGCAGGAGAGGGGTCTGCGCAGCCAGTGCGAG TGTCTGCGGGGACGCAAGGCCaccctggaggagctgcagtgtGTCCACACCGAACGCCACGTCTTCCTCTACGGCACCAATCCCCTCAACCGCCTGAAACTGGACAATGGGAAGCTGGCAG GGATTCTGTCGCAGCGGATGTTCGTCATGCTGCCCTGCGGAGGGGTGGGG GTGGACAGCGATACCATCTGGAATGAGCTGCACTCCTCCAACGCAGCCCGCTGGGCCGCGGGCAGCGTCACCGAGCTGGCCTTCaaagtggccagcagggagctgaag AATGGTTTTGCTGTGGTGCGGCCGCCCGGACATCACGCGGATCCATCCACTGCCAT GGGGTTCTGCTTCTTCAACTCGGTGGCCATTGCCgccaggcagctgcagcagaaagggaaactCAGCAAGATCCTCATTGTGGACTGG GATGTTCACCACGGCAACGGGACCCAGCAGATCTTCTACAGAGACCCCGATGTTCTCTACATCTCTTTGCATCGTCACGATGATGGAAACTTCTTCCCTGGCAGCGGGGCTGCTGACGAG GTTGGTGCTGGCCCTGGTGAGGGATTTAATGTCAACGTAGCCTGGACTGGAGGGCTTGACCCCCCCATGGGTGACCCTGAGTATCTGGCGGCTTTCAG GACGGTGGTGATGCCGATTGCGCATGAGTTCTCCCCCGACGTGGTGCTGGTATCGGCTGGCTTCGATGCAGCCGACGGCCACCCACCACCCCTGGGTGGCTACAAAGTCTCTGCTAAAT GTTTTGGCTACATGACGAAGCAGCTGATGAGCCTGGCCGGGGGAGCCATCGTCCTGGCACTGGAAGGCGGCCACGACCTCACGGCCATCTGCGATGCGTCCGAAGCCTGCGTGtcagccttgctgggcaacgag CTGGATCCTCTTCCAGAAGAAAGCATGCGGCAGAAGCCCAATGCCAACGCCGTGCGCTCCTTGGAAGCGGTGATCCAGGTCCAGA GTAAATACTGGGTGGCCGTGCAGCGCTTTGCCTCCAAACTGGGCTGCTCCTTCCTGGAGGCTCAGCACCACGAGGCAGAAGAGGTGGAGACGGTCACGGCCTTGGCCTCCCTCTCGGTGGCTGTGATGGTGGAGAAGAG GCCACAAGACGAGCCtatggaggaggaggagcccATGAACCAGTGA
- the HDAC7 gene encoding histone deacetylase 7 isoform X6 yields the protein MRSGGFPGAELAGCSQPPGTALTLSAALVMFSPSSAVTPCTSPRVPQAVPMDLRIGQRVVKPGSDTALLALKHTQQLQHQLFLASLHQQQVEQLAHQHVRVTMEAPHREAEPGQQEQELRQILNKDKSKRSAVASTVVKQKLAEVILKKQQAAALERTSNPNPPAMPYRSLEPLDPEGPSPPVLSTFLSPVPSTSLDPPEHFPLRKTASEPNLKVRCKPRKCLDRRKNPLMRKESAPPSLKRRPPETIDSSPSSSSTPVSGCSSPNDSLPAEHGALPSASSMAHEGDADRRPLSGLAHRVPVLNGPVLTGTHSPMFIPAGLEQHEAGNPLSPRLQPVIILEPSVTHAPLVAVPGLGTVPFSFAPSLISAERLSLPGHHKPLGRTRSEPLPQNPKAIQQQLVYQQHHAQFLERLKQQTHLGKRMAKTSEKPRLRQIPSSEDMEAEGTEAGAESSEQARARVEPARPGSSGKEPERPQKMLQPQEELVLQQAYLWDPYQRVQHQLLKRQPLADSPMVPTILSGHRPLSRAQSSPATATVSLPAQDTTSKALSLPVQEQTTKPHFTTGLVYDSVMLKHQCSCGDNSNHPEHAGRIQSIWSRLQERGLRSQCECLRGRKATLEELQCVHTERHVFLYGTNPLNRLKLDNGKLAGILSQRMFVMLPCGGVGVDSDTIWNELHSSNAARWAAGSVTELAFKVASRELKNGFAVVRPPGHHADPSTAMGFCFFNSVAIAARQLQQKGKLSKILIVDWDVHHGNGTQQIFYRDPDVLYISLHRHDDGNFFPGSGAADEVGAGPGEGFNVNVAWTGGLDPPMGDPEYLAAFRTVVMPIAHEFSPDVVLVSAGFDAADGHPPPLGGYKVSAKCFGYMTKQLMSLAGGAIVLALEGGHDLTAICDASEACVSALLGNELDPLPEESMRQKPNANAVRSLEAVIQVQSKYWVAVQRFASKLGCSFLEAQHHEAEEVETVTALASLSVAVMVEKRPQDEPMEEEEPMNQ from the exons CTGCTGTGACCCCGTGCACCTCGCCGCGGGTGCCCCAGGCCGTCCCCATGGACCTACGCATCGGGCAGCGCGTTGTCAAGCCCGGCTCCGACACGGCCTTGCTGGCCCTGAAGCACacgcagcagctgcagcaccagctcttCCTCGCCAGCCTGCACCAGCAGCAAGTGGAGCAGCTCGCCCACCAGCACGTCAGG GTGACCATGGAGGCCCCGCACCGTGAGGCAGAgcctgggcagcaggagcaggagctgcgGCAGATCCTCAATAAGGACAAGAGCAAACGAA GTGCTGTGGCCAGCACAGTGGTGAAGCAGAAACTGGCTGAGGTCATCCTGaagaagcagcaggcagcagctttgGAAAGAACCAGCAAccccaaccctcctgctatgCCATACAG GTCTCTGGAGCCTCTGGATCCTGAGGGCCCTTCCCCTCCTGTACTCAGCACCTTCCTGTCCCCGGTCCCTAGCACCTCTCTTGACCCCCCCGAGCATTTTCCACTGCGGAAGACAG CATCCGAGCCCAACCTGAAGGTGCGTTGCAAGCCCAGGAAGTGCCTGGACCGCCGCAAGAACCCCCTGATGCGGAAGGAGAGCGCTCCCCCCTCTCTGAAGAGGAGACCACCTGAGACCATTG ATTcctccccaagcagcagcagcacccccGTGTCcggctgcagctctcccaaCGACAGCCTCCCTGCCGAGCACGGAgccctcccctctgcctccagcaTGGCCCACGAG GGAGATGCGGATCGTCGCCCTCTCTCTGGCTTGGCGCACCGGGTGCCTGTGCTGAACGggcctgtcctcacagggacACACTCACCCATGTTCATCCCAGCTGGCTTGGAACAGCACGAGGCTGGGAACCCCTTGTCCCCTCGGCTCCAGCCCGTCATCATCCTCGAGCCCTCAGTCACCCACGCTCCACTTGTGGCAG TGCCAGGTCTGGGGACAGTCCCCTTCTCCTTCGCCCCGTCGCTTATCTCTGCAGAGCGCCTGTCGCTCCCAGGCCACCACAAACCACTGGGCAGGACCCGCTCGGAGCCCCTGCCCCAGAACCCCAAGgccatccagcagcagctggtgtaCCAGCAGCATCACGCCCAGTTCCTAGAGAGGCTCAAGCAGCAGACGCACCTGGGCAAG CGCATGGCCAAAACCAGCGAGAAGCCCCGGCTGCGACAGATCCCTTCCTCAGAGGACATGGAGGCAGAGGGGACAGAGGCTGGGGCTGAGAGCAGCGAGCAGGCGAGGGCACGCGTGGAGCCCGCACGGCCAGGGAGCAGCGGGAAGGAGCCTGAGAGGCCTCAGAAGATGCTGCAGCCTCAGGAGGAGCTCGTCCTCCAGCAG GCCTATCTCTGGGACCCCTACCAGCGtgtgcagcaccagctcctcaAGCGGCAGCCCCTGGCTGACTCCCCCATGGTCCCGACCATCCTCTCTGGGCACAGACCTCTCTCCAGGGCACAGTCATCTCCTGCCACCGCGACTGTCTCCCTCCCTGCCCAGGACACGACCTCCAAGGCGCTCTCCCTGCCGGTGCAGGAGCAGACCACCAAGCCCCACTTCACAACAG GGCTGGTTTATGACTCGGTGATGCTCAAGCACCAATGCTCCTGTGGCGACAACAGCAACCACCCAGAGCACGCGGGTAGGATTCAGAGCATCTGGTCCCGGCTGCAGGAGAGGGGTCTGCGCAGCCAGTGCGAG TGTCTGCGGGGACGCAAGGCCaccctggaggagctgcagtgtGTCCACACCGAACGCCACGTCTTCCTCTACGGCACCAATCCCCTCAACCGCCTGAAACTGGACAATGGGAAGCTGGCAG GGATTCTGTCGCAGCGGATGTTCGTCATGCTGCCCTGCGGAGGGGTGGGG GTGGACAGCGATACCATCTGGAATGAGCTGCACTCCTCCAACGCAGCCCGCTGGGCCGCGGGCAGCGTCACCGAGCTGGCCTTCaaagtggccagcagggagctgaag AATGGTTTTGCTGTGGTGCGGCCGCCCGGACATCACGCGGATCCATCCACTGCCAT GGGGTTCTGCTTCTTCAACTCGGTGGCCATTGCCgccaggcagctgcagcagaaagggaaactCAGCAAGATCCTCATTGTGGACTGG GATGTTCACCACGGCAACGGGACCCAGCAGATCTTCTACAGAGACCCCGATGTTCTCTACATCTCTTTGCATCGTCACGATGATGGAAACTTCTTCCCTGGCAGCGGGGCTGCTGACGAG GTTGGTGCTGGCCCTGGTGAGGGATTTAATGTCAACGTAGCCTGGACTGGAGGGCTTGACCCCCCCATGGGTGACCCTGAGTATCTGGCGGCTTTCAG GACGGTGGTGATGCCGATTGCGCATGAGTTCTCCCCCGACGTGGTGCTGGTATCGGCTGGCTTCGATGCAGCCGACGGCCACCCACCACCCCTGGGTGGCTACAAAGTCTCTGCTAAAT GTTTTGGCTACATGACGAAGCAGCTGATGAGCCTGGCCGGGGGAGCCATCGTCCTGGCACTGGAAGGCGGCCACGACCTCACGGCCATCTGCGATGCGTCCGAAGCCTGCGTGtcagccttgctgggcaacgag CTGGATCCTCTTCCAGAAGAAAGCATGCGGCAGAAGCCCAATGCCAACGCCGTGCGCTCCTTGGAAGCGGTGATCCAGGTCCAGA GTAAATACTGGGTGGCCGTGCAGCGCTTTGCCTCCAAACTGGGCTGCTCCTTCCTGGAGGCTCAGCACCACGAGGCAGAAGAGGTGGAGACGGTCACGGCCTTGGCCTCCCTCTCGGTGGCTGTGATGGTGGAGAAGAG GCCACAAGACGAGCCtatggaggaggaggagcccATGAACCAGTGA
- the HDAC7 gene encoding histone deacetylase 7 isoform X2: MHWGERETKLKGSRQLRARAGQMSADNKAAVTPCTSPRVPQAVPMDLRIGQRVVKPGSDTALLALKHTQQLQHQLFLASLHQQQVEQLAHQHVRVTMEAPHREAEPGQQEQELRQILNKDKSKRSAVASTVVKQKLAEVILKKQQAAALERTSNPNPPAMPYRSLEPLDPEGPSPPVLSTFLSPVPSTSLDPPEHFPLRKTASEPNLKVRCKPRKCLDRRKNPLMRKESAPPSLKRRPPETIDSSPSSSSTPVSGCSSPNDSLPAEHGALPSASSMAHEAPLAQRLMMQESSLAQFALQSAASLPAITLGLPATTSARGDADRRPLSGLAHRVPVLNGPVLTGTHSPMFIPAGLEQHEAGNPLSPRLQPVIILEPSVTHAPLVAVPGLGTVPFSFAPSLISAERLSLPGHHKPLGRTRSEPLPQNPKAIQQQLVYQQHHAQFLERLKQQTHLGKRMAKTSEKPRLRQIPSSEDMEAEGTEAGAESSEQARARVEPARPGSSGKEPERPQKMLQPQEELVLQQAYLWDPYQRVQHQLLKRQPLADSPMVPTILSGHRPLSRAQSSPATATVSLPAQDTTSKALSLPVQEQTTKPHFTTGLVYDSVMLKHQCSCGDNSNHPEHAGRIQSIWSRLQERGLRSQCECLRGRKATLEELQCVHTERHVFLYGTNPLNRLKLDNGKLAGILSQRMFVMLPCGGVGVDSDTIWNELHSSNAARWAAGSVTELAFKVASRELKNGFAVVRPPGHHADPSTAMGFCFFNSVAIAARQLQQKGKLSKILIVDWDVHHGNGTQQIFYRDPDVLYISLHRHDDGNFFPGSGAADEVGAGPGEGFNVNVAWTGGLDPPMGDPEYLAAFRTVVMPIAHEFSPDVVLVSAGFDAADGHPPPLGGYKVSAKCFGYMTKQLMSLAGGAIVLALEGGHDLTAICDASEACVSALLGNELDPLPEESMRQKPNANAVRSLEAVIQVQSKYWVAVQRFASKLGCSFLEAQHHEAEEVETVTALASLSVAVMVEKRPQDEPMEEEEPMNQ; encoded by the exons CTGCTGTGACCCCGTGCACCTCGCCGCGGGTGCCCCAGGCCGTCCCCATGGACCTACGCATCGGGCAGCGCGTTGTCAAGCCCGGCTCCGACACGGCCTTGCTGGCCCTGAAGCACacgcagcagctgcagcaccagctcttCCTCGCCAGCCTGCACCAGCAGCAAGTGGAGCAGCTCGCCCACCAGCACGTCAGG GTGACCATGGAGGCCCCGCACCGTGAGGCAGAgcctgggcagcaggagcaggagctgcgGCAGATCCTCAATAAGGACAAGAGCAAACGAA GTGCTGTGGCCAGCACAGTGGTGAAGCAGAAACTGGCTGAGGTCATCCTGaagaagcagcaggcagcagctttgGAAAGAACCAGCAAccccaaccctcctgctatgCCATACAG GTCTCTGGAGCCTCTGGATCCTGAGGGCCCTTCCCCTCCTGTACTCAGCACCTTCCTGTCCCCGGTCCCTAGCACCTCTCTTGACCCCCCCGAGCATTTTCCACTGCGGAAGACAG CATCCGAGCCCAACCTGAAGGTGCGTTGCAAGCCCAGGAAGTGCCTGGACCGCCGCAAGAACCCCCTGATGCGGAAGGAGAGCGCTCCCCCCTCTCTGAAGAGGAGACCACCTGAGACCATTG ATTcctccccaagcagcagcagcacccccGTGTCcggctgcagctctcccaaCGACAGCCTCCCTGCCGAGCACGGAgccctcccctctgcctccagcaTGGCCCACGAG GCACCCCTGGCCCAGCGCCTGATGATGCAGGAGAGCTCCCTGGCCCAGTTTGCCCTGCAGAGCGCAGCCTCCCTTCCGGCCATCACGCTGGGATTGCCGGCCACCACTAGCGCCAGG GGAGATGCGGATCGTCGCCCTCTCTCTGGCTTGGCGCACCGGGTGCCTGTGCTGAACGggcctgtcctcacagggacACACTCACCCATGTTCATCCCAGCTGGCTTGGAACAGCACGAGGCTGGGAACCCCTTGTCCCCTCGGCTCCAGCCCGTCATCATCCTCGAGCCCTCAGTCACCCACGCTCCACTTGTGGCAG TGCCAGGTCTGGGGACAGTCCCCTTCTCCTTCGCCCCGTCGCTTATCTCTGCAGAGCGCCTGTCGCTCCCAGGCCACCACAAACCACTGGGCAGGACCCGCTCGGAGCCCCTGCCCCAGAACCCCAAGgccatccagcagcagctggtgtaCCAGCAGCATCACGCCCAGTTCCTAGAGAGGCTCAAGCAGCAGACGCACCTGGGCAAG CGCATGGCCAAAACCAGCGAGAAGCCCCGGCTGCGACAGATCCCTTCCTCAGAGGACATGGAGGCAGAGGGGACAGAGGCTGGGGCTGAGAGCAGCGAGCAGGCGAGGGCACGCGTGGAGCCCGCACGGCCAGGGAGCAGCGGGAAGGAGCCTGAGAGGCCTCAGAAGATGCTGCAGCCTCAGGAGGAGCTCGTCCTCCAGCAG GCCTATCTCTGGGACCCCTACCAGCGtgtgcagcaccagctcctcaAGCGGCAGCCCCTGGCTGACTCCCCCATGGTCCCGACCATCCTCTCTGGGCACAGACCTCTCTCCAGGGCACAGTCATCTCCTGCCACCGCGACTGTCTCCCTCCCTGCCCAGGACACGACCTCCAAGGCGCTCTCCCTGCCGGTGCAGGAGCAGACCACCAAGCCCCACTTCACAACAG GGCTGGTTTATGACTCGGTGATGCTCAAGCACCAATGCTCCTGTGGCGACAACAGCAACCACCCAGAGCACGCGGGTAGGATTCAGAGCATCTGGTCCCGGCTGCAGGAGAGGGGTCTGCGCAGCCAGTGCGAG TGTCTGCGGGGACGCAAGGCCaccctggaggagctgcagtgtGTCCACACCGAACGCCACGTCTTCCTCTACGGCACCAATCCCCTCAACCGCCTGAAACTGGACAATGGGAAGCTGGCAG GGATTCTGTCGCAGCGGATGTTCGTCATGCTGCCCTGCGGAGGGGTGGGG GTGGACAGCGATACCATCTGGAATGAGCTGCACTCCTCCAACGCAGCCCGCTGGGCCGCGGGCAGCGTCACCGAGCTGGCCTTCaaagtggccagcagggagctgaag AATGGTTTTGCTGTGGTGCGGCCGCCCGGACATCACGCGGATCCATCCACTGCCAT GGGGTTCTGCTTCTTCAACTCGGTGGCCATTGCCgccaggcagctgcagcagaaagggaaactCAGCAAGATCCTCATTGTGGACTGG GATGTTCACCACGGCAACGGGACCCAGCAGATCTTCTACAGAGACCCCGATGTTCTCTACATCTCTTTGCATCGTCACGATGATGGAAACTTCTTCCCTGGCAGCGGGGCTGCTGACGAG GTTGGTGCTGGCCCTGGTGAGGGATTTAATGTCAACGTAGCCTGGACTGGAGGGCTTGACCCCCCCATGGGTGACCCTGAGTATCTGGCGGCTTTCAG GACGGTGGTGATGCCGATTGCGCATGAGTTCTCCCCCGACGTGGTGCTGGTATCGGCTGGCTTCGATGCAGCCGACGGCCACCCACCACCCCTGGGTGGCTACAAAGTCTCTGCTAAAT GTTTTGGCTACATGACGAAGCAGCTGATGAGCCTGGCCGGGGGAGCCATCGTCCTGGCACTGGAAGGCGGCCACGACCTCACGGCCATCTGCGATGCGTCCGAAGCCTGCGTGtcagccttgctgggcaacgag CTGGATCCTCTTCCAGAAGAAAGCATGCGGCAGAAGCCCAATGCCAACGCCGTGCGCTCCTTGGAAGCGGTGATCCAGGTCCAGA GTAAATACTGGGTGGCCGTGCAGCGCTTTGCCTCCAAACTGGGCTGCTCCTTCCTGGAGGCTCAGCACCACGAGGCAGAAGAGGTGGAGACGGTCACGGCCTTGGCCTCCCTCTCGGTGGCTGTGATGGTGGAGAAGAG GCCACAAGACGAGCCtatggaggaggaggagcccATGAACCAGTGA